The DNA sequence CGGCCTAATGACCTCCATACGAAAAGCAACAGGCAAATGGTCAGAAAAAAGTAAGCCAGAAAATAAGCCAGGGCCAGTCCCATAGCACCCTTGGAGGGCACCAAAAAAACCACAGTTGGCAAGAGGACCAGAGCCCATGCCATGTTAAGGGAAAACCCCACCCATATTTTGCCAGAACTGATCAAAGCCTGTCCCACCGTTGAACCGGCCACGTGCATGATGGTCACGCAAACCAGCAGGGCCAGGATTAAATGGCCTTCTTGAAACTGAGTACCATAGAGAGCCATGAGCCAGGGACTAAGCCCGATGAGGAGAGAACCCAGAGGAAGAGAAAGACCCCAGATGGTCCTTAAATTAGCGTTGATCGCTCGGACGAAAGAGCCCTCGTTTTGCCCGTGAATTTCGGAAAGCAGGGGCAAAGTAACCATACCTATAATATTGGGTAAAAACATGATAAACATCCGAAACTGGTTAGCGGCGTTGAAAAGCCCTAGTTCGGCATAGCCGTTCGGCTGGTTCACCAGAATGGCATTGGCGGCCCAAGTAACCTGTGATACCATGCTCCCCGATAACACTGCGGGTAAGGAGAAATCCCATAGGACCCGGCGCTCAGCCCAGCTGTCCCGATAGCTGACCCGAAGAGCGGAAGCGGCACATTCATTTCGCAAGGTCAAGGACGAGAAAACTACCCCCGCCAAGGCAGAAGCGATCAAAGAGAGCACTGCGCCCAGCAATCCGAGGAAATATACTAAGATTAAAGTTATTGGAAGCGTGAATAATCCCTGCCAGAAATTAATGCGGGCGATGGCCCGGAAGGCCTGAAAGCCGAAGAGACTGCCCGTCTGAACCCCCAGAAGGGCCGAAACCAGAAGGATGGGTGCTCCTACCTGCAACATGAGGGCCAGGTGCGGGGCATTCATCGTCTTCCGGGCTAAAAATGGCGCCAGAGATAGGCAAACCAGGGTCATCAGGCCACCGGTGACCAAAGCCGCCAGATTTGAGAGGGCTATAATGCGGCCAGCCCGGTCCGGGGCGTTGGCCTTGAGCTCGGCCACATACTTGGTAGTAGTGAGACCAAGGCCGAAGCCTGCAAAAGTGCCCAAAAGCCCGATTGTGCTCTGGATCATGCCCAACTCTCCAAAAACCTCTTTCCCCAGCAGACGGGCAATGACCACTGCTGTTATCAGGGAAAAGAGCCTGGTCGCCACTAAACCAAGTAGGCTCCAAAAAAACCCTTGTGCGAAACGTTGTAGAAGATCCATGTTAATTCAGCAAGCCCGATGGTATATATTAAGTCTATTTGATAAGCGAACCTCATGCTAGGAAAAATTGGGAGATATACTGGGATGCAGGCTCAATTGAAGACATCCTATTGTTACAAAGAAGTTGGCGATTGTGCCTTCTCAAATGGTCCAGCACCGCGGCATACACTTCCTCAACTGTGATAGCCTTCATGCAGGTAAGATGGTCGCAATCCTCCTGGAAGCAGAGTTCGCAGGGCACGGATTTTCTCAGGATGACGGCGTTATCCGAGCAAGGTTCCCACATAACCGGAAATTGGCGGGCGCTGAACAGGGCGACAATAGGGGTGCCCACCAAGGCGGCCAGGTGCATGGGACCGGTGTCCAGGGTAACCTGGACATGGCAGCGGGACAACAGCGCCGTAGTTTCCAACAGGGACGTTTGCCCGGCAGCGATAAATTTATCACCAGGAAAGGTGTGGGCGAATTCCTGGAGCTGGTCTTTTTCCGCCGGCCCTCCAAAAAGGATAAACACCGGCTGGCAGGTGGCCTGGAGGCGGCGGCCCAACTCGGTGAAATTGGCCAGAGGCCACTGATTAGCCTGAGCCTTGGCCCGGGTTTGCAGGCCGATAACCGGCCGGGAGCCATTTTGAAAATAGGGCTCAAGGAGGCGGTCGGCCATCTGCTGGCAAGGCATGGGAAGCTGAATCTGATATCTTTTCAAAGAATTAATTCCGGTACGCTGGAGCAGAAGCAGGAGACGTTCCACCTCATTATGAGGCGGCCGATAATCGTGCAGGCGGCGGTTATCCATGAACGGGAAATGGTGCGCCAGGGTGAAGCCCCAGGCCCCTTTGACCCCCAGGAGGCGGGCAAAAAGCAAGTCCCTGAACGTTCGCCGGAGATCGGTGCGCTCCTGAGGGAAGAGCAGGAAAAGATCAAACCGGCGCTGGCGCAAGTTCCGGAGTAGATTTTTCCGGAAGGAAAGGTCGGCAAAGTCTTCGCGATAAAAGGTGATGATCTCGTCTACCAGCCCTTGCCTCTCCAGGACCTCCCGGGCTTCGGGCAAACCCCGCGGCCCCGGTGAGGTGAGCAGGGTTAGATGGGCCAAAGGGAAATTATAGCGCACTGCGGCCAGGGCCGGCAAGGCGCAGGCCGTATCGCCGACGTTGCCGGTGCGCAGGATTAACACCCTCCCTGGATGATTCATCAAGCGATCAATTGTTTTTCCGGTATGTGGGAAAAATGCCTTTCTCAAAGTTTCAAGACCGAAATTAGCAATGTCTTGAATGAGTTTGGCTATTTTTAATGAAACACTTGCCTGCAAGACAAATGACCACCTTTTAATGGAGATCAGCTTAAATTAGACATTTCAGCTATAATTAATGCCCACGGTCTGGTCCAAGATACTATTCCCGCGGCGAAGTCCTGCCAGACTTGCCGTGCGGCCGGAGTATTAGTTTGAGAAGTAGCCTGCCAGAAACTAGCTTTTTGTTTCAGCCATTCGCCAATGGGGAAAGTGAAAGTCATCTTGGGGCGATAAACTAGGGTCTGGGGCAAGAACTGGCTCAGAGCCTGGGTGAGCAGCACCTTGGGCACCTTAGGATTAATACGTTCTTTAGGTCTGATAGCCAATACAGTGCTGATAAGCAAAGGGTCCAGGAAGGGGACCCGGGTTTCCAGGGAGTGGGCCATGGACATGCAATCCGTGTCCTTCAGAAGCTGGTTCTGCAGATACCCATGGATTTCCCATCGGGAAAGCATATCTACGGGATGGTAAGTGCCCATTTGATGAGAATGGCCATCGCCGTTCAAGGGTTGCATTGATGTAGCTAGACGCTGCACTTCCTTAATCGTGGCATCCGTGAGTTGGGCCACTTCTGCTGGGGAGAATAATCCACGGAGCATAAGGTAAAGTCCCAGAGATCGGTCTAGACCGAGAAACGCCAGCTTCTGCCATTTGCCGGGGAGGCAACAGGTCAAGCCATTGAGGCTCCTCAGGCAAAAACCCAACTTGCTTATCTTACTTAATAAACAAGCACGTTTAAAATGGGGGTAACCGCAAAAGACCTCGTCGCCGCCGGTGCCGGCCAGTACTGCCTTCAAACCGGCCTTTTTAGCCATCAGGGAGACGAAATAAGTGTTCACCCCATCAATGCTGGGTTGGTCCATGGCTTGAAATACCTTAGGCATTTCCTCTTGAAATAACTCTGACGTGACGGTTAGTTCCCGGTGATCGGTGTGATACCGCCCCGCAATGAGTTGTTGATATTTTTGTTCGGAATACTCGGCTTCATCAAAAATAATCGACAGAGTGGTAAGCCTCGACTTCTTGGCAGTGGCCCCCAAGGCCACCAGAGCCGAAGAATCGATGCCGCCGCTGAGAAACAGACCGATGGGGGCATCAGAAATAAGGTGTTGGGCCACAGTCTCCTGTAACAAATGGCGCATCTCATCGGCTGAGATGGTCTTTTCCTCCCCAATACCATCGGTCCAGAGGTCGTAATAACAATGCATACTTATATGGCCGTTTTCCACCAGCAGAAAATGACCTGCTGGAATCCCAAGAACCCCCTTTACTGTCGTCATTGGAATGGGAACAGAGCCGAAAAGCAGGAAGACGATAAGAGCGTCATGGTTTTTGTGGGGTTGAAAAAGACCCGACTTGGACAGGGCACGCACTTCCGAGGCAAAGGCAATCTTATCCTGGTCCTGGTAGTAGTAGAGGGGCTTAATGCCGAAGCGGTCCTTTACCAGGTAGAGTTTGTGACAGTGGCCATCCCATAGGCCAAAAGCAAACATGCCCCGGAAGCGCCGGAAGGCGTCGATCCCCCATTCTTCATAGGCATGAATGATTACCTCGGTGTCAGATTGGCTGCGGAAGATATGGCCTAAGCCCAACAATTCTTCTCTCAAGAGTTGGTAATTATAGATTTCTCCATTATAGGTAATCCAAATCGAGCCGTCCTCGTTGCTCATGGGTTGGTGGCCAGCGGAAGAAAGGTCGATAATTGATAGCCGCCGGTGTCCAAAGCCCACCCTGCTGTTGGGGCTCTGCCAGATACCCTCGTCATCGGGGCCGCGATGCGCCTGGGCCTGGTTCATTCTTTCCAGGGCGAATCTGGTACCCTCCTGAGAAGGAGCATCATTGCAGAGATAGTATATCCCAGCTATACCACACATATTATTTATTTCTTACTTTCATATAATTACCCAACAACGATCACCTATTTTCATAATACTTCGAATAATATGGGATAGGTTATTGGTAATAGGTAATAGGTGATGGGTGATGGGATAAAAACAGGTTATGGGTTATGGGTTTTGGGTTATGGGTTTTGCAGGTAGGTTTTATTTTTACACTGAAAAAGTTTGCAGGTCCTTTGCTTGTGCTGCCTCGATGAGAAATATATCTGCGGCCACGAATAAATCCAGGGGCGATTTCCTGGCCGCCGTCAGGGCTGAGGCAAGTTGCAAGGCATCTAACGTGCGCAACCGTCTTGTCACCACTATGGTCTTTAACAGGTCAGCCGCCTGCATTTTGACTGCATGATCCACCTCAATAATTTCATATCCAGCAAAATCCCTTATAAAACAGTCCAGAACCGCTTCAAAAACGTCACGATCAATAAGGCCCATCCTTACCTTGGTTGCCAAAGCAGAGGTAATTTCTATAAAGGACAAATCGGAAATAACAATACAGGTATCGGCGGCAGAAATGAGATGTTCCAGTGCTTCTGTCCCCTTTTCCTGATGATACAGTTTAACCAGGGCGCTGGTATCAAAAAAATATCTCCGGATCAAACTCTATCCTCGCGCTCTCTGATAATATCGGCGCTTAAGTCACCGGGGATAGAAGCTAACAGTTTTCTGGCTCTGAGGAAAGAACTTGGTGCACTAGGAGCTTTCGTAAGTTCCGGCAATTCGATTCTGACCGTGATTGTATAGCCTTTCATCTGGAGCAATTTTTCCTTTATATCGTCAGGGACAGAAAGATGGCCATCCTGTAAGAGTTCGGCAGTGTATTCTATTTTGCTAGTGCTCACTTCATCCTCCTGAAAAAACACTTTTATTATACCGTACCTTTTGCCGGGGCTGATCTCAAGGGGAAAGGGGATGTAAAAATAGGTTATGAATAATAGGTAATAGGTAATAGGTTATAGGTTATGGGATAAAAACAGGTTATAGGTTATGGGTTATGGGTTATGGGATAAAAACAGGTTATGGGTTATGGGTCATGGGTTATGGGGAAAAATCAGGTAATGGGTCATAGGTCGGAGGTTATGGGTGAATAATAATTCGCTGATTTTCCAATAAATTAAGTAAAAAACGAAGGGCTTCATTGGTTAGGATAAGCCCGGCGCCGGGGTTTCACGGCAAGGATAATAATTAATTGATGAGTATCGTCAATTTTGAATATCAAGCGCCAATCTCCGACGCGGGATTTTCGCATACCTTCCCCCATTTTAATTGGTCCTGATATCCGGCGGTCATAAGGGTCGACGGCAAGCTCACGAATTCGCTCGCGTATACGCTTGGCGGTGGCTTTATCCAATCCTTTTATTTCTTTGGCCGCTTTCCGGGCGATGTGCGCAGTGTAGCTCATCCCCCGAGTTCTTGGTCTAATTCTTCTACGGTCAGGTATTCCCCCTGTCTAACCGCAACTTCTCTCTCCTTCAGATCAGTTAGCTCTTCCGGGGTGAGGGGTAAATCATCGTCGTGCCTCTCATACAGCATATCTACAATGACTTTGAGCAAGTCCGCATCCGGACCGTGGATTATGGTCTTTACCTTAAATAAAAGATCATCAAGTATTGGCTCCATGCCACATTTCCTTTTAGTAATCAGATAACTAATAACGCGCCGACATAACAGGATAAAACCTTTTTGGTGTTCTCTGGAAGGATTATACTCTTTTTTCTGGCAGATTAGCAAGCGGGGCAGGAACCCTTTAGTTTTTTTACTTTACCACTTAGGAAGGGATCAGTCTTAATCTGCTCTCCAAAGGCTATATTCTCAATAGGTTGTCTAACTTCCTCATCCAAGACGGTAAGTTCTTTCAGGAAGGTTCTGGTATATTTAATCCGCCAGATCATTGACTTTTTTCAGCCAGATAACTCTGATAAGTTTTTCTTCCTTCCTCACCTTCGAAAACTGTATCATTCTCTACCGCGGCCAGCATATTTCCCAGGAGAGAATCCTCCATGAATTCCAGGAGAGCTTCGGGAGTTGTATCTAAAATCTTGGCAAGGGTAAAAATAGATATGTGCCAGTCTTCTTCCAAGCGAATTATTCCGCCTGGTTGTTCTTTCTGCAGATAATTTTTGAGCTTATCTGGATTTACTCCAAGTACTTCGGCAGAAGTCTTCAAATCCATGGTTAATTGCATTAATTTTTCTCTTATAAAAAAATAGGTTATGGGATAAAAACAGGTTATGGGTTATAGGTTATGGGTTATGGGGGAAAATCGGATTGCTTCAATTTATATTTGATCAACGATCTTGTGAGGACCGACACTGAGGAAAACCAAGTATTCCCCTTCTATCTCAAAAAGCACGCGGTAGTCCATGGTAATGCTCAATTCCCAGAGATTTTCCCTGCCCTTGATTTTATGTATTCTTAAAGAGGGATGGCGAGTATTCCCCATGAGCAAAGAGATTTTTTGTTTGAAACGATACCGTATTTCTTTGGGCAGATCCTGATAATCTTTTTTAAACTTATCCGTGCGGCGGATTTTCACCGGCTTTCCAGGTCTTGTAAAAAGTCGTTGACCTTTTCAAAATCTCGGAACCGGTTTTCAGCCAAATCCTCTTTTGCCTCGCGATACCGGGCTTGCCAGGCTTCCGTCATAAACCAGGATTGATCCTGCTCTTCTCGCCGCCATTGCAGGTAGGCGATAAATTCCATTAAATCCGGCAAATCATCCTCTGCTATAAGTTCGATAGCCTGTTTGATAACATCTTTACTAACAGCAGCCATATGGGGATTCCTTGAAGTGGTCGGTGGTAAGATCCTCAACCGGGACATGAGCCTGGGCCCGTTGGTTTAAAACCTCCAGGCAACCTGAGATGGCATCTTTAATATTCGCAATGGCTTCTTCTTCCGTGTCTCCCTGGGAGTGGCACCCTAGAAGGGCTGGGCAGCTCATAACGAAGCCACCATCTTCGGGATCAGGTTTTAAAATAACTTTAAATATCACCGGAGTCTGCTCAATTCTTCAATGGCCTTGGCGTAGTCCTTGGCCAACCGGAGTCTGTAAGAGGTTATGGGTTATGGGAAATAAACATTAGGCCATCAAGATTGGCGATAGTGTTTGGTGATGGCGAGAATTTCTTCTTTAAGGGGTCTTGGCTTCATGGTTTATAGACGGACGAAGTTTTTAAACCCTCCTCAAGATCAGCCAGAAATTCCGGGGAATATCCTTCTTGTTGAAAAGCTGCGATGATATCATCAACACTTTGGGTGGCATCGAATTCTTCCAAGGCGATTTTCTCTCTTGATGATGATCATCAATTTTGAATATAACGCGCCAATCTCCGACTCGGGATTTTCGCATCCCTTACCCCATTTTGATGGGACCTGATATCCGCTGATCATACTCAGGCAGGTGCAGGCAAATATCCCCCAGGGGAGGGATAGAATAGCCTTTGGCAATGCTGAAAAATACCCAATCTTCGATTGCCTCCAGGAGATAACGCCGACACTATTCCAAAGTGTCGCCCGTGGCCCATACACCCTCCAGGCCAGGGACCTCCCCATAATAGGGGTGAGGATCATCAATGATTTCGTAATGGGCCTTTTCCAAAGCTCGTTCGAGATATTTTACCAACATGGGTTATGACTCGTTCTAGTTCTATAACTTGAGTTCTTCCGGTATCTTACTAAGAAAATATAGTTTCCGGTTGTTGGTCAAAAATTAACTTCTGTACAGGCTAGAAAGCCTGTGCCACCGGCAAGTGATTTTCATGGTTTGCGAATGACTTTTAGGTCATGGAAATTACCATTCTCTACAAAATGAATGACCAGCCGTTTTTTCTGTCGGTTCGCCCTTCAAGAAAACCGGTGAGGTTAAAAGACTCGCTGCTACGGCTAAAGTGATAAAAACACTTTGACCCGGATAGCCCAGGTGGTTAGGTATTGCGGAGTTGGGAAGTTTATGGGATCAGGGGCCGGATGCCGGCGGGATTGACTATCGGGCCGCAGCCGACTGATTGATTTCAGTACACACCAATGGCCCGTCGATTACATCCTGCCATCCCCGATTTTGCAATATATTCGCTTGGTTATTGCACTTTTAGGGGGTGTGGGCGGCTTACGGCAACCGTGCCCTCGCTGGCACCATGTATCAGTAATTAATTTTACTAGGCTCCAAACGGTGTGTCAAGTTTTTTTGATGATGGGTTTACTTGTGCGGGATTTGGCGGTATTGCCCGTTCCGGCCTGTGCCGCCGGGGGTGTCGCAATTCAGGATTGTGACAATTCTGCCGTCAGGGGGCCAAGGCCGGCATCCTGATCGCTAAAGACCGGGAGGACGAAGTAGATGTCGTTACCGTCTCCGGTATACTCACAGCCGACCGAACCGCCGTGGGTTTCGACAACGTTGCGCACGAAATAGAGGCCCCGGCCGGTGCCGACCTCACCTTCGACATTGCCTCCCCGGTAGCCTTCCTCAAAGATTCTGCCGATATCTTCCTGGGGAATGCGGGGTCCCGAGGTGAAGACGTTGAAGCGGACGCCGTCTTTTCCCGGGCCGAAAAAATCGGGGATCAGGCGGCGGCCGAAAGAGAGGTATTTCCGCCCGGACGGGGAGGGGCGGCTGTATTTCACGGCATTGGAGAAGAGGTTGGCGTAAACCTGGGAGATCAGACCCTTGTCCACCAGCAGGGTAAAATCCTCTTCGGGGACGCCGCCCAGGCTTTCGTCGATTTCGATATGCCGTTCCTGGAGTTTGGGGAGGTAAAGCTCCAACTGGGGCTGAATAATTTCGCTGCGGACATTGCATTTGCGCTTTCGCAGCACCAGATGGCCGCGCTGAAAATGACTGGGCCGAAAGAGCGATTCAAGAAAGAGGCTGACCCCGTGGTATTGCTTATCGAAAATCTGGCAGTCGCTATCAATCCCCAGGACCAGGGCCCGCACCTGGGCGACAAATTCAGGACAGGAGCGGGCGTCTTCGGAGAGGGTGTTTACCAGGTTGTGCAGGGTCTGGATCTTCTTCTTGACGTGGCGCAGGTAGAGGCTGAGAGAAATATTGGGGACAATAACGTTGTGCTCAATATCGCCTACCAGGCTGTTAATAAAGCGGATATGCTGAATATTCTGGGAGGTGATGATCTTGTTATGCAGGGCGTAGCCCAGGCGGTTGGCGTATTTCTCGAAGAAGAAGGTATCACTGTCGGTCAAGGCATGGGCGGGAAAGATCTCGAGCATGCCGATAACCTGATCTTTGGCGAAGAAAGGCAGGCGGTCCACCAGGAGGCGGTTGCCGCGGACCGGTATGACCCAGGAATCGCCCGCGGCATAGGCGGTATTGGAGAGATGGATTTCCTCCGGGGCCGGAGTCCGGTATGCCCGCAGCCCCTCCAGGCTGTCGCAGACGGCTTCCAGGCACCCGACGCCGCTGCAGGTCAGGAAGAGACGGCTGTCGAGGTCGAAGAACTCTTTGATGACCGCGACGCAGACCCGGAAGAGATTCTCCAGGGTTTCGTATTCCTGCGCCAGATCAAAAAAGGTTTTGATGGCGTCATCCCTTAGGGGGCCAAAATTATACTCCTGATAATTGTTCTTTTTTTCTAGAATACGCTGTCGAATTACCTCAAGGTCAGCAGGGTGGGTCATATTTTTACCTATGGGCTGATGATGAAAACTGCTGAAGCAAGGTCATACGTCATGATAATTTCAGTATACTTGAAAATGGTAAATTTTTTAATAAAAAATGCTAGCTTTACTGGAACCGGGACTGTCTCGTTTTCTCGCTAATGGCCATTACCTGTAGGTCACAGGCGAACCATGAAGATCATTTACCGGTGGCACAGGCTTCCAAGCCTGTGTAGAAACCACTTCCCAACTGCGGCGGGGGGGGTGCCTCGTTTTTTTCGCCCTACAACCCTGCAACACCGGTAGGCTCATCCGATAGAGGCGAATCCTGTCTTCACCCCAAGCCTTGGGCGAATACGAGATTCGCCCCTACAGCCGCTATATATTTTTTGCGGGCGAATACGAGATTCGCCCCTACAGCCGCTATATATTTTTTGCGGGCGAATACGAGATTCGCCCCTACAGCCGCTATATATTTTTTGCGGGCCAACATGAGGTTCGCCCCTACAGCCGCTATATATTTGTTGCGGGCGAACATGAGGTTAGCCCCTATATGTTCCATTTCCCCGCCATAGGTCTTAACATATAGACGGCGGCGGGCTGAAATCCGCCTCGTTTGCGGGTTTGTATCTGGCACTCCGGGGTAAATTGCGGAGGAATCCGGTAAGACGCCGGGGGGATGGTCAGCGGCGCGCATAACGTTTGAGACTTACGTCGTAGAAATCATTCCCCTGACAGTCGTTGATGACGATGGTCGGCAGGTCTTCCACCACCAGACGGCGGATGGCTTCGGGCCCCAGATCTTCGTAGGCAACGATTTCGGCGGCCTTGATAGATTGAGAGATCAGGGCGCCGGCGCCGCCGATAGCGCCGAGATAGACCGCCTTGCAGGCCACCATGGCATCGATAACCTCCTGACTGCGCCTGCCTTTGCCGATCATGGCCTTCAGGCCGAGGCGCAGGAGTTGGGGGGCATAGGGGTCCATGCGGTAGCTGGTAGTGGGGCCGGCGGCGCCGATAACCCGTCCCGGACGCGCCGGGCTGGGCCCGACATAAAACATTACCTGCCCCCGAAGGTCGACCGGCAGAGGCTGGCCCGCCTCCAGCAGGTCGATCAGACGTTTATGGGCTGCGTCCCGAGCCGTGTAAATGACGCCGTTGACGAGGACGTTATCGCCGATCTCCAGGGCTTCGACGTCCTGGTCGGAAAGCGGGGTGGTTAATCGTCTGGTACGAGGCATTGACAGCTCCTTGTATAAAAACAGAATGTATTTGTAGGGTGGGCAATGCCCACTACGCCACTACGCCTCTACGCCTCTGTTTTCATGCTTCGTTGTGTTCTTGAGAACATGTGGACTTGTATAAAAACAGTGAGCCGTGAGCCGTGAGCCGTGAGCAGCAAAAACATTATTGTGAGCAGCCGCCACGATTCTGTTTTCATGCTTCGTTGTGTTCTTGAGAACATGTGAACTTATATGAAAGAAGGTGGTGCAGGCTTTGCAGCCGGCACGCTGATGCACAGGCCAGGAGGCCTATGCCACCAATTATTCTTTCATGCTTCGTGGTGTTTCTCAGAACATGATGATTTATAAGACGACTTCTTTATGCCGGCTGGCGTGGCACTGGATATTGATGGCCAACGGCAGACTGGCGATATGGCAGGGCATAACATTGAAGTGGACGGCCAGGGCCGTGAGGCGTCCCCCGATCCCGGCCGGACCGATGCCCAGGTTATTGATCAGGGTGAGGAATTCATCCTCGAGAGCCGCCAGTTGCGGGTCGGGATTGCGGGTACCGACTTCCCGCAGCAGGGCCTTTTTGGCGAGCAGAGCCGCCTGTTCAAAGGTGCCGCCCAGGCCGATGCCGACCACGAGCGGCGGGCAGGCGTTGGCCCCGGCCTCGCTGATGGTTTGGGCGATTTTTTCTTTGATGCCGGCCAGTCCGGCCGCCGGCCGCAGCATGTGCACCCGGCTCATATTCTCACTGCCGCCGCCTTTGGGAACCACGGTAAGTTTGAGACGGTCACCGGGAACGATTGAGACGTAGATGACCGCCGGGGTATTGTCGCCGGTATTCTTTCGGGTGAGTGGGTGACAGAGGGATTTGCGCAGGTAGCCTTCCTGATATCCCTGGCGCACCCCTTCCTGAATGGCCTCGTTGAGGTTGCCCCCTATCAGATGC is a window from the Desulfobacca acetoxidans DSM 11109 genome containing:
- a CDS encoding fumarate hydratase; its protein translation is MREINVKEVTAAVKQAAMDANYLLGQDMVQAFERGLREEESPAGQEVFRLLLENARIAREELIPICQDCGLVVVFVELGQEVHLIGGNLNEAIQEGVRQGYQEGYLRKSLCHPLTRKNTGDNTPAVIYVSIVPGDRLKLTVVPKGGGSENMSRVHMLRPAAGLAGIKEKIAQTISEAGANACPPLVVGIGLGGTFEQAALLAKKALLREVGTRNPDPQLAALEDEFLTLINNLGIGPAGIGGRLTALAVHFNVMPCHIASLPLAINIQCHASRHKEVVL
- a CDS encoding type II toxin-antitoxin system HicB family antitoxin, encoding MIFKVILKPDPEDGGFVMSCPALLGCHSQGDTEEEAIANIKDAISGCLEVLNQRAQAHVPVEDLTTDHFKESPYGCC
- a CDS encoding type II toxin-antitoxin system RelE family toxin → MSYTAHIARKAAKEIKGLDKATAKRIRERIRELAVDPYDRRISGPIKMGEGMRKSRVGDWRLIFKIDDTHQLIIILAVKPRRRAYPNQ
- a CDS encoding type II toxin-antitoxin system RelE/ParE family toxin, with amino-acid sequence MKIRRTDKFKKDYQDLPKEIRYRFKQKISLLMGNTRHPSLRIHKIKGRENLWELSITMDYRVLFEIEGEYLVFLSVGPHKIVDQI
- the asnB gene encoding asparagine synthase (glutamine-hydrolyzing), whose translation is MCGIAGIYYLCNDAPSQEGTRFALERMNQAQAHRGPDDEGIWQSPNSRVGFGHRRLSIIDLSSAGHQPMSNEDGSIWITYNGEIYNYQLLREELLGLGHIFRSQSDTEVIIHAYEEWGIDAFRRFRGMFAFGLWDGHCHKLYLVKDRFGIKPLYYYQDQDKIAFASEVRALSKSGLFQPHKNHDALIVFLLFGSVPIPMTTVKGVLGIPAGHFLLVENGHISMHCYYDLWTDGIGEEKTISADEMRHLLQETVAQHLISDAPIGLFLSGGIDSSALVALGATAKKSRLTTLSIIFDEAEYSEQKYQQLIAGRYHTDHRELTVTSELFQEEMPKVFQAMDQPSIDGVNTYFVSLMAKKAGLKAVLAGTGGDEVFCGYPHFKRACLLSKISKLGFCLRSLNGLTCCLPGKWQKLAFLGLDRSLGLYLMLRGLFSPAEVAQLTDATIKEVQRLATSMQPLNGDGHSHQMGTYHPVDMLSRWEIHGYLQNQLLKDTDCMSMAHSLETRVPFLDPLLISTVLAIRPKERINPKVPKVLLTQALSQFLPQTLVYRPKMTFTFPIGEWLKQKASFWQATSQTNTPAARQVWQDFAAGIVSWTRPWALIIAEMSNLS
- a CDS encoding type II toxin-antitoxin system VapC family toxin; amino-acid sequence: MIRRYFFDTSALVKLYHQEKGTEALEHLISAADTCIVISDLSFIEITSALATKVRMGLIDRDVFEAVLDCFIRDFAGYEIIEVDHAVKMQAADLLKTIVVTRRLRTLDALQLASALTAARKSPLDLFVAADIFLIEAAQAKDLQTFSV
- a CDS encoding glycosyltransferase family 9 protein translates to MNHPGRVLILRTGNVGDTACALPALAAVRYNFPLAHLTLLTSPGPRGLPEAREVLERQGLVDEIITFYREDFADLSFRKNLLRNLRQRRFDLFLLFPQERTDLRRTFRDLLFARLLGVKGAWGFTLAHHFPFMDNRRLHDYRPPHNEVERLLLLLQRTGINSLKRYQIQLPMPCQQMADRLLEPYFQNGSRPVIGLQTRAKAQANQWPLANFTELGRRLQATCQPVFILFGGPAEKDQLQEFAHTFPGDKFIAAGQTSLLETTALLSRCHVQVTLDTGPMHLAALVGTPIVALFSARQFPVMWEPCSDNAVILRKSVPCELCFQEDCDHLTCMKAITVEEVYAAVLDHLRRHNRQLLCNNRMSSIEPASQYISQFFLA
- a CDS encoding Fe-S-containing hydro-lyase, with the translated sequence MPRTRRLTTPLSDQDVEALEIGDNVLVNGVIYTARDAAHKRLIDLLEAGQPLPVDLRGQVMFYVGPSPARPGRVIGAAGPTTSYRMDPYAPQLLRLGLKAMIGKGRRSQEVIDAMVACKAVYLGAIGGAGALISQSIKAAEIVAYEDLGPEAIRRLVVEDLPTIVINDCQGNDFYDVSLKRYARR
- a CDS encoding oligosaccharide flippase family protein, producing the protein MDLLQRFAQGFFWSLLGLVATRLFSLITAVVIARLLGKEVFGELGMIQSTIGLLGTFAGFGLGLTTTKYVAELKANAPDRAGRIIALSNLAALVTGGLMTLVCLSLAPFLARKTMNAPHLALMLQVGAPILLVSALLGVQTGSLFGFQAFRAIARINFWQGLFTLPITLILVYFLGLLGAVLSLIASALAGVVFSSLTLRNECAASALRVSYRDSWAERRVLWDFSLPAVLSGSMVSQVTWAANAILVNQPNGYAELGLFNAANQFRMFIMFLPNIIGMVTLPLLSEIHGQNEGSFVRAINANLRTIWGLSLPLGSLLIGLSPWLMALYGTQFQEGHLILALLVCVTIMHVAGSTVGQALISSGKIWVGFSLNMAWALVLLPTVVFLVPSKGAMGLALAYFLAYFFLTICLLLFVWRSLGRSSVQYSFVLSGLTGILFLLAFGSGHISQILAAVLALFTAIITGLYGWHVLPLQGKQKVLEIFCSGRSVPEIT
- a CDS encoding GAF domain-containing sensor histidine kinase; this translates as MTHPADLEVIRQRILEKKNNYQEYNFGPLRDDAIKTFFDLAQEYETLENLFRVCVAVIKEFFDLDSRLFLTCSGVGCLEAVCDSLEGLRAYRTPAPEEIHLSNTAYAAGDSWVIPVRGNRLLVDRLPFFAKDQVIGMLEIFPAHALTDSDTFFFEKYANRLGYALHNKIITSQNIQHIRFINSLVGDIEHNVIVPNISLSLYLRHVKKKIQTLHNLVNTLSEDARSCPEFVAQVRALVLGIDSDCQIFDKQYHGVSLFLESLFRPSHFQRGHLVLRKRKCNVRSEIIQPQLELYLPKLQERHIEIDESLGGVPEEDFTLLVDKGLISQVYANLFSNAVKYSRPSPSGRKYLSFGRRLIPDFFGPGKDGVRFNVFTSGPRIPQEDIGRIFEEGYRGGNVEGEVGTGRGLYFVRNVVETHGGSVGCEYTGDGNDIYFVLPVFSDQDAGLGPLTAELSQS